Genomic DNA from bacterium:
CTCACTTCGGCGAAGGTGGGGTAGGGCGCGATCACGTTCGCCATCGCGCCGATCTTCATGCGCCGCTGCACCGCCAGAACCCAGGGCAAGATGAGCTCGCCGGCGTGGGCGCCGACGATCGTGACGCCGCGGATGTGGCCGCGTCTCCCGACCACGACCTTGATGAAGCCCTCGGTGCGACGCT
This window encodes:
- a CDS encoding dihydrolipoamide dehydrogenase, with product RRTEGFIKVVVGRRGHIRGVTIVGAHAGELILPWVLAVQRRMKIGAMANVIAPYPTFAEVSKRVAGTYYTDALFGTRTRRLVKFLQRLGA